The following are from one region of the Rhodopirellula sp. P2 genome:
- the gnd gene encoding decarboxylating NADP(+)-dependent phosphogluconate dehydrogenase encodes MSGDCDFGLIGLAVMGENLALNVESRGYKVAVYNRTTSKVDALMEGRAKGKNFVGCHSIEEFVKSVKRPRKLMMLVKAGPAVDALIEQLLPHCEPGDIIIDGGNEYYVNTERRTKQVEEAGMLYVGCGVSGGEEGALKGPSLMPGGSAAAWPHIKEMFQAIAAKVGPNNDIPCCEWLGAGGAGNYVKMVHNGIEYGDMQLICEAYQLLKELGGLSNDELYDVFDDWNRGELQSYLIEITRDIFSVKDDQGGDGFLVDQIMDVAGAKGTGKWMSQLALDLGVPSTLVTTAVFARGLSAQKEARTRASKTLNGPAETANPEMRAIAESLVGDRAEFVEAVRQALYASKIVSYAQGFVQLQAASAEHNWGLDYGAAALLWRGGCIIRAQFLDRIKEAFDADPNLENLLLAKYFEDAVENAQAKWRKVVAVASVMGIPVPAFSTALCYYDGYRLERLPANLLQAQRDYFGAHTYQRLDKEGAFHSEWIQLRKEPKA; translated from the coding sequence ATGAGTGGTGATTGTGATTTCGGCCTGATTGGTCTGGCCGTCATGGGCGAGAATCTGGCCTTGAACGTTGAGAGCCGCGGCTACAAAGTTGCTGTCTACAACCGCACCACATCCAAAGTTGACGCTTTGATGGAAGGTCGTGCGAAGGGCAAAAACTTCGTCGGCTGTCACTCGATTGAAGAATTCGTCAAATCAGTCAAACGACCTCGCAAGCTGATGATGCTGGTCAAAGCCGGCCCAGCCGTGGACGCTTTGATCGAGCAGCTTTTGCCGCACTGCGAACCCGGCGACATCATCATTGATGGTGGCAATGAGTACTACGTCAACACGGAACGACGCACCAAACAGGTCGAAGAAGCTGGCATGTTGTACGTCGGTTGCGGCGTCAGCGGTGGCGAAGAAGGTGCCCTCAAAGGTCCTTCGCTGATGCCCGGCGGAAGTGCTGCGGCATGGCCTCACATCAAAGAAATGTTCCAAGCGATCGCAGCCAAGGTCGGCCCCAACAACGACATCCCTTGCTGCGAATGGCTGGGTGCCGGCGGTGCGGGCAACTACGTCAAAATGGTTCACAATGGCATTGAATACGGCGACATGCAGTTGATCTGCGAAGCCTATCAATTGCTGAAAGAGCTCGGCGGCTTGTCCAACGACGAACTGTACGACGTGTTCGATGACTGGAACCGTGGTGAACTGCAAAGCTACTTGATCGAGATCACCCGCGACATCTTCAGCGTCAAAGACGACCAAGGCGGCGACGGATTCCTCGTCGACCAAATCATGGACGTGGCCGGTGCAAAGGGCACAGGCAAATGGATGAGCCAACTGGCTCTCGACCTGGGCGTCCCCAGCACGCTGGTCACGACCGCCGTGTTCGCTCGCGGATTGTCAGCCCAAAAGGAAGCCCGCACACGCGCCAGCAAGACCCTCAACGGTCCCGCTGAAACAGCCAACCCTGAAATGCGTGCGATCGCTGAATCACTGGTCGGTGACCGTGCTGAATTCGTCGAAGCGGTTCGCCAAGCACTTTATGCTTCCAAGATCGTTTCCTACGCCCAAGGCTTTGTTCAATTGCAAGCCGCGTCGGCTGAGCACAATTGGGGACTCGATTACGGTGCCGCTGCACTGCTGTGGCGAGGTGGTTGCATCATCCGTGCTCAATTCCTGGACCGGATCAAAGAAGCCTTCGACGCCGATCCCAACTTGGAAAACCTGCTGTTGGCCAAGTACTTCGAAGACGCCGTCGAAAACGCGCAAGCGAAGTGGCGGAAGGTCGTTGCCGTCGCATCGGTCATGGGCATCCCCGTCCCCGCGTTCAGCACCGCGCTTTGCTACTACGACGGTTACCGCCTGGAACGCTTGCCGGCCAACCTGTTGCAAGCCCAACGCGATTACTTCGGTGCTCACACCTACCAACGCTTGGACAAAGAAGGTGCCTTCCACAGCGAGTGGATCCAGCTTCGCAAAGAGCCCAAGGCTTAG
- a CDS encoding Gfo/Idh/MocA family protein produces the protein MRDVKNRRSFLKSTAIAGTAITLSATQYSRVYGANERLQIASVGTGGKGWSDLLGVAASPQVDVIGLCDIDSSPKHLGQAAERFSSARRYADWRKLLDESNDLQGVLVSTPDFMHAPISLPAMQLGKHVFCQKPLTHTVTEARQMKKAAQKFKVVTQMCNQIQSHSAYRTAVHLVHEGMIGKVREVHSWQGGRPSWPRQIPRPAGSDPVPADVRWDLWQGVAVERPYKIGMYHPFNWRGWQAYGTGQLGDFGCHILDPVFKALEIHAPTKLTVEAPELMPETWTDRATVRYQFPGTKYTAETTLPVTWYDGVGVSPPRERLAHIPEDGKLPGAGSVLVGEKGSLVIPHVAMPQLYLADQSLVEDLPVIPAVDHYTQWADACRGTDETTSHFDYAGPLTESVLLGTIGIRFPGQELQWDTEAMKITNHAEAQQWVTKPYRKGWEPTWV, from the coding sequence ATGCGCGATGTCAAGAATCGACGTTCGTTTTTAAAGTCCACCGCGATTGCCGGAACCGCAATCACTCTCTCTGCGACGCAATATTCGCGTGTTTACGGTGCCAATGAACGGCTTCAGATCGCGAGTGTGGGAACCGGTGGGAAAGGTTGGAGCGATTTGCTCGGTGTCGCTGCCAGCCCGCAGGTCGACGTGATCGGGTTGTGTGACATTGACAGTTCGCCCAAGCACCTTGGTCAAGCCGCTGAACGGTTTTCATCGGCCCGTCGCTACGCCGATTGGCGAAAACTGCTCGATGAAAGCAATGACCTGCAAGGCGTCCTGGTCTCCACGCCAGATTTCATGCACGCACCGATCTCCCTGCCCGCGATGCAGTTGGGGAAACATGTGTTCTGCCAAAAGCCACTGACGCACACCGTGACGGAAGCTCGCCAGATGAAAAAGGCAGCCCAGAAGTTCAAGGTGGTGACTCAGATGTGCAATCAAATTCAATCGCACTCGGCGTATCGCACAGCGGTTCACTTGGTTCACGAAGGAATGATCGGGAAGGTTCGCGAAGTTCATTCGTGGCAAGGCGGAAGACCCTCTTGGCCGCGACAGATTCCGCGCCCCGCCGGCAGCGATCCCGTCCCCGCGGATGTTCGTTGGGATCTGTGGCAAGGCGTCGCTGTCGAACGTCCCTACAAAATTGGGATGTATCACCCATTCAATTGGCGCGGTTGGCAGGCCTACGGTACCGGCCAGCTGGGCGATTTCGGATGCCATATCTTGGACCCGGTCTTCAAAGCACTGGAAATTCACGCACCGACGAAGCTCACCGTTGAGGCACCGGAATTGATGCCTGAAACCTGGACCGATCGAGCGACCGTGCGTTACCAATTCCCCGGAACCAAGTACACCGCCGAAACGACCCTGCCGGTCACCTGGTACGACGGAGTCGGAGTGTCGCCGCCGCGAGAGCGACTGGCTCACATTCCTGAGGATGGGAAGCTTCCCGGCGCGGGCTCGGTGCTGGTTGGCGAAAAGGGTTCGTTGGTGATTCCCCATGTCGCGATGCCGCAGCTCTACCTCGCAGACCAATCCTTGGTGGAGGATCTGCCGGTGATCCCCGCGGTGGACCACTACACGCAGTGGGCGGACGCCTGTCGCGGGACGGATGAAACCACTTCCCACTTCGACTACGCCGGACCGCTGACGGAATCGGTTTTGCTCGGAACGATCGGGATTCGCTTCCCGGGGCAAGAACTGCAGTGGGATACCGAAGCGATGAAGATCACAAACCATGCCGAGGCCCAGCAGTGGGTGACCAAGCCGTATCGCAAAGGTTGGGAACCCACCTGGGTCTGA
- a CDS encoding DUF1598 domain-containing protein, which produces MRLIDRHSRIRTLASFAFAALLAIALAPSSFGQDGGGGAGGDVTNNFGSQPAGVDVDPTGVLKVRTIDPRLARQQWLQSRANAVPGESMETSQLRKVSLNRLEAAISEYVEADRPLPAEMLAMAGLTSVEYVFFYPETNDIVLAGPAEGYVADATDRFVGMQSGRPSVLLEDVVVALRAFPPQGKPARVISVSIDPTPEGLQRMQQFLMRVGGRAGRGDTLQLVRGLKENLGLQTVTIEGIPAASHFARVLVEADYRMKLIGIGLEQLPVPVRSYVSRTNPVTVSANSMERWYFQPNYDGVSVSEDNLAMRINERGVQLVGANERVQGDGARVGTGRVNRASQAFTKEFTEKYNQIADRVRVYAELRQLIDLSIAAAYIHEQDFYGQANWAMPVLGDESKVSVQTYTAPEKVETAVNAIWRGNTLMTPLGGGVNVQPRIALKKDHVTIDTEGQHVQVKHSSGPEQLAPGQWWWD; this is translated from the coding sequence ATGCGACTGATCGATCGCCACTCTCGAATTCGCACCTTGGCCAGTTTCGCGTTCGCAGCGTTGTTGGCGATTGCGTTGGCTCCCTCCAGCTTCGGCCAAGACGGTGGCGGTGGCGCGGGCGGCGACGTCACGAACAACTTTGGCAGCCAGCCCGCTGGTGTCGACGTCGATCCGACCGGCGTTTTGAAGGTTCGCACGATCGACCCACGCTTGGCTCGTCAGCAATGGTTGCAATCGCGTGCCAATGCGGTTCCGGGTGAGTCGATGGAAACCAGCCAACTACGAAAGGTTTCGCTGAATCGCCTGGAAGCAGCGATTTCCGAATACGTCGAAGCCGATCGTCCGCTTCCAGCTGAAATGCTTGCGATGGCCGGACTGACCTCGGTTGAGTACGTGTTCTTCTATCCTGAAACAAACGACATCGTGCTGGCTGGGCCAGCCGAAGGTTATGTGGCTGACGCGACCGATCGTTTCGTCGGCATGCAGTCGGGACGTCCCAGCGTTTTGTTGGAAGACGTCGTGGTTGCTTTGCGAGCGTTTCCACCTCAGGGCAAACCTGCCCGCGTGATTTCGGTCTCGATTGACCCCACCCCGGAAGGCCTGCAGCGGATGCAGCAGTTCCTGATGCGAGTGGGGGGACGTGCCGGTCGCGGTGACACCCTGCAGCTCGTCCGCGGGCTGAAAGAAAACTTGGGTCTGCAAACCGTCACCATCGAAGGCATCCCAGCGGCCAGCCACTTTGCTCGCGTGTTGGTGGAAGCCGATTACCGCATGAAGTTGATCGGCATCGGTTTGGAACAGTTGCCGGTTCCCGTTCGCAGTTATGTCTCGCGCACCAATCCCGTGACCGTCTCAGCGAACTCGATGGAACGTTGGTACTTCCAGCCCAATTACGACGGGGTCTCGGTCAGCGAAGACAACCTGGCCATGCGAATCAACGAACGTGGTGTTCAGTTGGTTGGCGCCAACGAACGTGTCCAAGGTGACGGTGCTCGCGTTGGTACCGGCCGCGTGAACCGAGCCAGCCAAGCGTTCACGAAAGAGTTCACTGAAAAGTACAACCAGATTGCTGACCGAGTTCGCGTCTACGCGGAACTGCGTCAGTTGATCGATCTTTCAATCGCAGCCGCTTACATTCACGAGCAAGACTTCTACGGGCAAGCCAACTGGGCGATGCCAGTTTTGGGCGATGAAAGCAAAGTCAGCGTGCAGACTTACACCGCACCTGAAAAGGTCGAAACCGCTGTGAATGCGATCTGGCGAGGCAACACGTTGATGACTCCACTGGGAGGCGGCGTGAACGTTCAGCCACGGATTGCATTGAAGAAAGACCACGTCACAATCGACACTGAAGGCCAGCACGTGCAGGTCAAACATTCCTCGGGGCCAGAACAATTGGCGCCCGGCCAATGGTGGTGGGACTGA
- a CDS encoding glycerophosphodiester phosphodiesterase, giving the protein MTLIDTTLCAVATRFAAAFSLFACLSWVSPQIADANESASPSKSVPMIVAHRGSSYTAPENTLSAFNLAWEENADAIEGDFYLSSDGEIVCVHDKTTERTAPGSPSLKVAEATLEQLRKLDFGTWKHERYAGEQIPTLREVLATIPEGKGIFIEIKCGPEILPTLKQQLDECTLKPEQITIICFNQAVVRQAREMMPYDCNWLTSYKKQADGSLTPGIDDVQKSLKATDATGFGTQVNAGLLGSVLSQDFCDAVRAAGCAMHGWTIDDPAVAKQLVGLGFESITTNRPAEIRSALAD; this is encoded by the coding sequence ATGACTTTGATTGACACAACACTCTGCGCCGTCGCGACTCGTTTCGCGGCGGCTTTTTCTTTGTTCGCGTGCCTCAGTTGGGTGTCGCCGCAGATCGCGGACGCCAACGAAAGTGCGAGCCCTTCGAAGTCGGTGCCAATGATTGTGGCCCACCGTGGCTCGTCTTACACGGCCCCGGAAAACACGTTGTCCGCGTTCAATCTCGCCTGGGAAGAAAACGCGGACGCGATTGAAGGCGACTTCTACCTGTCGTCCGATGGCGAAATCGTTTGCGTGCATGACAAGACCACTGAACGCACTGCGCCGGGCTCACCGTCGTTGAAGGTTGCCGAGGCGACGCTGGAACAGCTCCGCAAACTGGACTTCGGCACCTGGAAACATGAACGCTACGCCGGCGAGCAAATCCCGACGCTGCGAGAAGTTTTGGCGACGATTCCAGAGGGGAAAGGAATCTTCATCGAAATTAAATGTGGACCGGAGATCCTGCCGACGCTGAAGCAGCAGTTGGACGAATGCACTTTGAAGCCAGAACAGATCACGATCATCTGCTTCAATCAGGCAGTCGTTCGCCAAGCTCGCGAGATGATGCCGTACGACTGCAATTGGTTGACCTCGTACAAGAAGCAAGCGGACGGCAGTTTGACCCCGGGGATTGATGACGTTCAGAAGAGTCTGAAGGCCACCGATGCCACTGGGTTTGGAACGCAAGTCAACGCCGGATTGCTCGGTTCGGTTCTGAGCCAGGACTTCTGCGATGCTGTTCGAGCGGCGGGGTGTGCCATGCATGGTTGGACAATCGATGACCCTGCGGTTGCCAAGCAGTTGGTCGGTCTCGGTTTTGAGAGCATCACCACCAACCGCCCTGCTGAAATTCGCTCCGCCTTGGCGGACTGA